GAATCAGCTATCTTTCAACAGCTAAGCTTGGCATAAGTTAGTCTTAATACGATCAGTTTTGCTTTGATGATCAGTTCAGCTCGGGAGACATTTAACTCGTGAATAATGAGTTTCTCTTTTTAATTAAGTTAGGCTTGGAGTTAAATAAATCTTCTTTAATCAGTAGCCTtactttaaataattgaaaCTTAAATTATCCAACAGTTaggttaaaatatgatatttttctaaaattatatCAATTTTAAGGCATaagatttattattataatatttttaaacttatgaaattatgaaataataCAGTAGCTATTATTTGAATACATATTATTGCCAAGAAGAAAATGTAAATCAGAATTGCGAAGTTCCTAAAACCCACGGAGAGAAAATAGGGAAGTTATTTTACAAACGTAATTGAAATCTCAGTTTTGTGAATGAAGAAGTTTCTCGTCaatttttttaccttttttgGCATTTCTCCGCATGAGGTTTCACTTAATTTGCAGGGTtacaaattacaaaaataaatttattttagtgTAACAATGACATATCAAAACAATTAGTATAGGTGTCTTATAggtatagatatttaatatatatttaataatccAATAACACATTTCatacataaatttatattatactaGTAAAAGATACACATGCgttgcatgtgttattattatttttaatttgataaaataatactaaaaaattaacacgaaattattttcacttTAGAAAAGTtatttggtttaaaagaaaagttTTCACTAGTAGAATTTCCTTGATTTACTTCGCATATTCAATGAAGTCATAGATAGATAATTGTCGAAGTAGACGCACGTGAAGTAATAGGATATCATTTTACTTCGCATTATAACCGAAACCGTATCCAATAAATTAGCGAAGTCTTTGGCCGGTTCAATGAGAGAAAATCGGTCCGGAATTAGACCGATGTCGAAGTAAAACGTCTTTTACTTTATCGATTTCGTAAAGTGCAGAAGTAATAGCTTATATATAACTTCATAGTTTACATTGAATGACGAagtaatttttttgtataaCTTCACAAGTTTTGTATTTTGGTCAAGTAATTGAACGACTTCATTGTTATGGAACTATAACTAAGTAAATATATTCTATAACTTCGCCATAGTTTTTATTTGTTAAAgtattttttctatgtaaaatatgaagtGACTTGAAGAAGTTTTTAGTAAAGTAAGAAGGGTAATTTTGGAATTAATATTTTGGTGTCCTATAAAATAGTTACTCTAgggtctcaaacttaataatatagtatagattatattattaagtttgagacacttagagtaactaattttcggtgtcatgatctgttttaataattatatatattaataaagtgctAAACTTTTAATGTAAGTCACATGTAGCTCAGTGAATAAAGTCCGTATTTTTCCTAAGCATCAAGTTTGTAGGTTTAATTCTTACTTAAGTCttttttatctttcttttttctatttattttttaaacttgtatatcaaaattacattgTAGTCTCTcactttttttataattatattttgatcttcgtttaaatataaatcaaataaattataaaaaaatattatacaagcacGCAACATGTACATCGATTCTGAATTAGTAACTTATAAGCATCTTGAAAAAACACCTCATCAACTCCAAGCTAACtaccacaaaaaattcaatatcgaagttccaattaaaaaaaaattttacaaacgatcacaataattaatgaaTGTGCAAAAAATACCTCCTCCTCCTCCGATAACCGAAGAAGAACCCATTCTTGAGCTTGAGCCAGAGCATCTTCCTCAACTTTCTCGCCGATCTGAATCGAGCCCACATCACCTTCCTCACTCTGAACAAAGATCTCTTCATTCTCTCCGCCGTAGTCTGTTTCCTGGAGAACTGGTAGCTCCTCAAGAACAGCTGCCGCTTCTCTAAATCTGTGTAGCCAATCTCGCTTCTAAAAGTAAATATCGGAGCCATATTCGTGTGGTTCAGCGCCATGTCTGCACATACAGCTTCGATGTGTATGTATAGTTTTCGAGAGAGGGTGGTTTGTTGCAGTTGGAGAAGagaaagtgtgtgttgaaatggTTTGGTGGGAGGTTTTTATGAAGGCATGGGGGGTTTGTTGTGTAGATATGTGGAGGTTTAGTGGTCACCCCCCTATTTATTTCATGTTTTCTTTATATCATATCACtagttttctttaaaaaaataataataatagggaAAATCAAACTTTGATGTTATATAGTTGATTCATTTTGGTTTTGGTCTTACATTTTGTAAAGAGACAGATATGCGGGACGAATCGTAATGGAATGCAAATTTTCATCAGAATGTTGACGTGGTATCAGACATATCATTATCGTTTGACACCGTGTTAGGAATATTTATACTGACATTTGCAATTTCTCTTGTTACATGAGTATTCAGTGGAAAAgaatttaaagtaaaaaaaaattattatattgagATCAAATCTTAACCAATTAAAATGCAAAAACCCAAAATATGACAATTTTTGTATAAGTAGGTcacttgtgagacggtctcatgaatctttatcatACGGGGCAAAAACTTACTcaaagatccgtgagatcgtctcacaagagacctactcaaaaattAATAAACTATATATATGACAGAATATCGAATTAATTTTCAAGTGTAAATTATTGTCCTTatctataaaatatttcaa
This genomic interval from Primulina huaijiensis isolate GDHJ02 chromosome 14, ASM1229523v2, whole genome shotgun sequence contains the following:
- the LOC140956627 gene encoding uncharacterized protein, with translation MALNHTNMAPIFTFRSEIGYTDLEKRQLFLRSYQFSRKQTTAERMKRSLFRVRKVMWARFRSARKLRKMLWLKLKNGFFFGYRRRRRYFLHIH